Below is a genomic region from Bacteroidia bacterium.
CACAGTGGGCAATTACATTGGAATTTATATCAAGAACAATGCTATCGGAAATGAAATTTTCTACATTTAACATGGTGATCTGATCAGTATTCCAGCAAAGTAGTTCAATTTGGGAAATTACTGAAATGTTGGGTGTTTCGTCTATCACACCTGTAAATTCCGATGAAATTGACCACTTCATTCCGGCGCAAATTGACCACTGATTTTGCTGGCGAAAAAAAATGGATCATGGTGTAAAAGGTCGTTATACAAAAGTAATAATTTTTAGGTTTTAAAA
It encodes:
- a CDS encoding type II toxin-antitoxin system VapC family toxin, translated to MKWSISSEFTGVIDETPNISVISQIELLCWNTDQITMLNVENFISDSIVLDINSNVIAHCVALRKHKKAKTPDAIIAATALAHGFTLITNNEKDFANIKGLKLINPHKV